CCCGGTCGCTCGACCGGTCGCCCGACAGCCGGAACGGCTCGCCCGGCGCCACCACGAGATTGGGACCGGCCTGCGCCACCGGCGCCTCGTTCACGGTGACGCGGATCTGCGAGAAATCGCTGGCGTTCGGGTGGCCGCTGTCGTCGTCCACCGTGAGTTCGACCGTGTAGGTGCCGGGTCGCGCGAAAGCGTGTTCCACCACCTCGCCCTCGGCCGTTGTGCCGTCGCGGAAGTTCCAGGCGTGGCGGGTAATCCTCCCGTCCGGGTCTTCCGAGCGGCGGCCGTCGAAGGAAAGCGTCTCGCCGGGGGCGGCGACCATGTCGAAGCCGGCATCGGCGACCGGCAGCGCGTTGACCCGGACCGCCATGGTATCGGTCGCGCCGTTGCGGATCGTGCCGGAATCATCCGCGACCGACAGTGTCACGGTGTAGGTCCCGGGGCTGCGATAGGTATGGGCGATCGTCCGGCCGTCGCCGCTCTCTCCGTCGCCGAAATCCCAGCGATAGGTCGCGATCGTGCCGTCGCCGTCGGTGGAGCCGCCCGCGTCGAAATCGACCACCGAGGCCGTGACGTGCTGGTCGGGTCCGGCGTCGGCCACCGGCGGCTGGTTCACCAGGATGCGCCGCTCCGCGCTCGCCCGGTCGTTGGCGAGGCCCGAATCGTCGGTGACGGTCAGCCGCGCGACATAGAGCCCCGGGCGCGCATAGCGGTGCACGACGTCGCGACCGCCTGCGGTGGTGCCGTCGCCGAAGTCCCAGTCATAGGCGAGGATGTTGCCGTCCGGATCCTCCGACGCGGCGCCGGAAAACGCGATCGGCTCGTCGATCGCGGCCGGCCGGTCCGGCTCCACCCGCGCCACGGGCGCAAGGTTCGGCCGGTCGGCCACGGTGACGGTGAGCGTGTCCGACGCGCTCGCATTGTCCTGGCCGGAACCGTCGGTGACGGTCAGCGTCACCGTATAGGTCCCCGGCCGGTCGTAGACGATCGAGCGTTTCTGTCCCTCCGCCCGCCTGCCATTGCCGAAGTCCCAGAGGTAGCCGACGAGATTCGAATCGGTGTCGGTCGACCCGCCGCCGTCGACATCGATGCGCTGGCCGACGATCGCCGCCACGTCGGGCCCGGCCTCTGCCACCGGCTGCGCGTTGCGCCGCTCCTCCACGAAGGCGACGAACTTCTTTTCGGTGACGCCGCTGTCGAGGCCCGAATCGTCCACCAGCGTCAGCTTGCCGAAATAGGTGCCCGGCGCGGCATAGGCATGCGCGATCGCCGCTTCCGTCGACACCGTGCCGTCACCGAAGCTCCATTCGTTCCGTGTGACGCGACCGTCCGGATCGGCGGCCCCGCGCGCATCGAACAGATGCGGCACGCCGGTCTGCAGCGTGAGTTCGGGCGCCACCGCCCCGTCCGGCGGTTCGTTGTAGGGATGCGTGACGGTGACGGTGAAGCGCGCCTCGGCCTCCGAGCCGCGCCGCCCGGAATCGTCGCGCACCAGCACGTGCACCTCATAGGCGCCCGGCCGCGCATAGGCGTGCCTGGCCTCGAAGCCGGAGGCCTTCGCCCCGTCGCCGAAGTCCCACTCCACGGCCACCACATTGCCGTCCGGGTCGGTCGTGCCGGTCGCGTCGAAGGGGATGATCTCGTTGACGAAGGCGGCGCGGTCGCCGCCGACGCGCACCTGCGGCGACAGGTTCTGCCGATTGTCGACGATGACGTCGAAACCCGTGCTGGCCACGGCGTTCTCGCGGCCGGAATCGTCTTCCACCGTCAGCGTCGCGCGATAGGTGCCGGCGACGTGGTAGACATGGTCGACGGCGAGCCCTTCCGCCGTCGCGCCGTCACCGAAATCCCAGCGATAGGCGAGGATCGAGCCGTCCGGATCGCGGGAGCCCGAGCCGTCGAAGCGCACCACCGCGCCCGCGACCGCCTCGCGGTCGCCGCCCGCGTCGGGGATGGGCGCATCATTGCCCGAATCGACCACGGTGAAGCTGCGCTCGATCGTCGTCGTGCCGTTCGCCAGCCGCGAATCATCGGTGACGGTCAACGTCACACCATAGGTCCCCGGCGCCGAAAAGCTGCGCCGTATCACCGGCTTGTCGGAGGTCGTGCCGTCGCTGAAGCGCCATTCGGTGGCGATGATCCGCCCGTCCGGGTCGGTCGCCGCCGAGGCGTCGAACAGCCCGGGCGCGCCGGCAACCAGCCGGTCCGGCGTCCTGGCCGCCGTGGCGTCGGGCGCGGCGTTGACGAAGACGCCCGCCGCCGCGCGGGCGACGCTGTTGGCCGCGCCACGGCCGTCGTCGACCGTCAGCGACACGGCATAGGTGCCGGGCCGCGCATAGCGATGCGCGACCGCCGCGCCTGCAGCCGTCGTCCCGTCGCCGAAATCCCAGGTGAATGCGTGCGTGTCGCCGTCCGCCCCTTGCGGGCTGCCGGCGTCGAAGGCGATCTCTTCGCCGAACGCGATGCGCCTGTCGCCGCCGGCATTGGCGACCGGCGGCGCATTGACGGAGATCATCCGCGTCGCGACCGCCTCGTTGCACGGGTTGCCGGAGGAGTCCGTCACCGTCAGCGTCACCGTGAAGCTGCCGAAGCGGTCGTAGCGGTGCACCGGCCGGCCGAATCCGGGCTCGCCCGCCTCCTGCACCAGCACCGTGCCGTCGCCGAAATCCCAGCGGTAGCGCGCGATCTCGGTGCCTTCGGGCAGGGCCGGGCTCGACGAGCCGCGGCCGTCGAAGGCCACCTCCGCCCCCTGCGCCACCAGCCCCGGCGCCTCGAACACGGCAAACGGCGGCGGCTTGACGAAGAACGAGAACGCCCGGGCCGCACCGCTCGCCACCTGGCCCGACGCGTCGAAGCCTTCCAGCCGTCCGTCCTGAACGCCATACTCGGGGAAATTCTGCGTCACCGTCTCGCCCGTCACCCAGCCAGCGTCGGCACCGAGCTTCCAGCGATAGGTCAGCGCCCCGCCGTCGGGGTCGGCCGAGCCTGCGGCCGAGAAGCGGATCTCGCGGCAGGCGAGCGGCTCGACCGACAGCGAAAGCACGGGCCGCCGGTTCGGCGGCACGGCACGGATCGGCAGTTCGACGGCGAGCGGCCGCTCGGTGCCGGCCGCATCCAGCGCGGTGACGAACAGCGTCATGTCGTTCGGCGTCTCGGAGCCGTTGGTGGCGGTCACCGAGCCCGGTCCGCCGGGCTCGTCGGCGTCGAGTTCGACGTCGGAGCCGCGCCATTCGTTCTTGCCGGAGGCGGCCAGCACCCGGCTGCGGAACGGCCCGCCATAGGTGATGCGCCCGCCGGCCGCGTCGAAATTCTCGACCCGCACCGCCGTGGCATCGGCCGGAACCACAAACCGCATCTCGCCGAGGTCGCGGCCGGCCGGCACCTGGATGGTCGGGATCAGTGTCGACAGCCGCGCGCCGGCGATGGCCTCGTTCCGCGCGTCCGACGAACTCGCCGCCACGTCGAAGACGTTGCCGTCATTGCCCGACAGGCCCTCGACGACGAGCATGAACTCGCGCCCGCCGGCGATCTCGATCCCGGACGAGGCCTCGGCCGAAAACAGCGTCGTCCAGCGTCCGTCGGCGGCGGCATCCGTGCCGAAGTCGATGGTGCCGAGCGGCGTTCCCTCGATGCGCTCCTGCGGAACGCCGTCGCCGTCGCGTTGAATCACCGCGCGAGCGCCCGCGCCGAACAGGCTGAATCGAATCGCCGAATCATAGCCGCCCTTGGCCTCGTCGAAGGCGCCGCCGGTGTCGGGATCGAACACCCGCAGATGGACGCGACCGGCATCGGCCGGCACCAGCACCCGCACCACCTGGCGGAAGTCGTGATCGCCCTCGTTGACCCGTGCCAGCGGTCCGAAGACGACGAGATGCGGCTCGGCCGGCTCGTCGCGCATCATCGCGAAGGCCGTGAGCCGGGGCATCGCGTCGGCGATGGCGTCCGCGTTCACGTAGAGACCCACCGGCGCCAGCACCGAGCCCATGCCGGCGGCCAGCAGCGCGGCGTTGCGTCCGGCGCGGGTGGCAAGCAGCCTGGCGAGGAGGGCGCGCATCAGTCCTGCCCCCCGCGCGCTTCGGCCGTGGTCACCGTCACGGTGATCGTGTCGCTCGAGGTCATGGCCGGCTCGCCATCGTCGGTCACCGTCAACTCGACGGTGTAGACGCCCGGGTCGTGGAAGGCGTGGCGGGGTGCGGCGTCGGGCGAGGCGCCGCCGTCGCCGAAGCTCCAGCGCCAGGCGAGCACGTTGCCGTCCGGGTCGGACGAATCCCGTCCTTCGAGTTCGATGATCTCGCCCGTGGCCACCATCCGGTCGGTGCCGGCCCGCGCCACCGGGGGCTGGTTCGGGGCAGGGGCGACCGTCACCGTGACGCTGTCGGTCGCCGTCAGCCTGTCGTGCGGCCCGTCATCCGCGACGGCGAGCGTCAGCGTATAGACGCCGGGAAACTGGTAGACGTGCCGCGCGCGGATGCCGGACGCCGTGTTGCCGTCGCCGAAATCCCAGCTGTGCGTCAGGATCGAGCCGTCGGGATCGCGCGAGGCCGAGGCGTCGAAGGCGATCTCCGCGCCCGCTACCGCCGCCATGTCGGGACCGGCGGCCGCGACCGGCGGCAGGTTCGGCCGGTCGGCCACGATCACCGTGAAGGGGAAGGACACGACCGCCGGCTCCGGCAGGCCGTTGTCGACGAGGTCGAGCCGGGCCTCGTAGAAGCCCGGCTTGCGGTACATGTGCTCGATGACGGGGCCGAGCCCGGTCGCGCCGTCGCCGAAATCCCATCGATGGGCGATGATCGAGCCGTCGCGGTCGCTCGCCGCCGAGGCGTCGAGCCTGAGCGCCTGCCACGTCGTGGCGGCGAATTCGCGCGGGAACGTCGCCACGGGCGGCCGGTTTTCGGCCGGCAGCACGGTGATCTTCGCCGTGTCCACCGCCCGTTCGCCGCCGCCCGGCCCGTCGTCGCGCACCGTCAGCGTCGCGGCATAGGTGCCGGGCTGCCACCAGGCATGCTCCATCGCGGGCAAGTCGCCGCCGCTGCCGTCGCCGAAATCCCAGGAATAGAACAGGATGCGGCCGTCCGGATCGGTCGAGCCGCCCCCGTCCATGCGCACGGCCTCGCCGGCCCGGACGGTCCGGTCGCCGCCGGCCTCGGCCACGGGGCGCTGGTTCGCCCGCTCCTCGACATGCACCTCGATCACGTCGACGCCCTTGGCGCTGTCGAAGGCGGTATCGTCGAGCACGGTCAGGCTGACGCGGTAGATGCCCGGGCGGTGGAAGGCATGCGGCACCACGGTCCCGCTTGCCCGTGTGCCGTCGCCGAAGTCCCAGAGGGTGGAGACGATCCGGCCGTCGGGGTCGCGCGACAGCGCGGCGTCGAAACGGTGAGTTTCGCCCACCGTCAGCCGCCTGTCGCCGCCGGCATTGGCGACCGGGGGTGCGTTGACGGAGATCATCCGCGTCGCGACCGCCTCGTTGCACGGGTTGCCGGAGGAGTCCGTCACCGTCAGCGTCACCGTGAAGCTGCCGAAGCGGTCGTAGCGGTGCACCGGCCGGCCGAATCCGGGCTCGCCCGCCTCCTGCACCAGCACCGTGCCGTCGCCGAAGTCCCAGCGGTAGCGCGCGATCTCGGTGCCTTCGGGCAGCGCCGGGTTCGACGAGCCGCTGCCGTCGAAGGCCACCTCCGCCCCCTGCGCCACCAGCCCCGGCGCCTCGAACACGGCCACCGGCGGCGGCTTGACGAAGAACGAGAATTCCCGGGCCGCACCGCTCGCCACCTGGCCCGACGCGTCGAAGCCTTCCAGCCGTCCGGCCTGAACGCCGTATTCGGCGAAGCCCTGCGTCACCGTCTCGCCCGTCACCCAGTCAGCGTCGGCACCGAGCTTCCAGCGATAGGTCAGCGCCCCGCCGTCGGGGTCGGCCGAGCCCGCGGCCGAGAAGCGGATCTCGCGGCAGGCCAGCGGCTCGACCGACAGCGAAAGCACGGGCCGCCGGTTCGGCGCCACGGCGCGGATCGGCAGTTCGACGGCGAGCGGCCGTTCGGCTCCTGCCGCATCCAGCGCGGTGACGAACAGCGTCATGTCGTTCGGCGTCTCGGAGCCGTTGGTGGCGGTCACCGAGCCCGGTCCGCCGGGCTCGTCGGCGTCGAGGGTGACGTCGGAGCCGCGCCATTCGTTCTTGCCGGAGGCGGCCAGCACCCGGCTGCGGAACGGCCCGCCATAGGTGATGCGCCCGCCGGCCGCGTCGAAATTCTCGACCCGCACCGCCGTGGCATCGGCCGGAACCGTGAACCGCATCTCGCCAAGGTCGCGGCCGGCCGGCACCTGGATCGTCGGGATCAGCGTCGACAGCCGCGCGCCGTCGATGGCCTCGTTCCGCGCGTCCGACGAACTCACCGCCACGTCGAAGACGTTGCCGTCATTGCCCGACAGGCCCTCGACGACGAGCATGAACTCGCGCCCGCCGGCGGCCTCGATCCCGGACGAGGCCTCGGCCGAAAACAGCGTCGCCCAGCGCCCGTCGGCGGTGGCATCCGTGCCGAAGTCGATGGTGCCGAGCGGCGTTCCCTCGACGCGTTCCTGCGGAACGCCGTCGCCGTCGCGTTGAATCACCGCGCGAGCGCCCGCGCCGAACAGGCTGAATCGAATCGCCGAATCATAACCGCCCTTGGCCTCGTCGAAGGCGCCGCCGGTGTCGGGATCGAACACCCGCAGATGGATGCGACCGGCATCGGCCGGCACCATCACCCGCACCACCTGGCGGAAGTCATGGTCGCCCTCGTTGACCCGTGCCAGCGGCCCGAACACGACGAGATGCGGCTCGAAGGGTTCCTCGGCCCGGCCGGCCGCGGGAGCCAGCAGCAGCACTGCGATTGCGGCACCGGCGAGCGATCGGCGAAGGCGGAGCGCGGACAGGCGTGCCGCGCTCATCGCACCAGCTCCACCTGGCTGACATTGCCGGCCACGTCGGCGAGTTCGACCACGATGGTGACGACGTCGCCCGCGGCGCGGCGCGGCAGCTCGACCGTTCCCTGGTAAACCTTGCGCGCCCGGTTGTAGCGCAGCACGCCGTCCTTCTCGGCCGTGCCCGACCGCACCGCATAGCGGGAGGTCTGCGCGAGGCCGGAGGCATCGGTGGCGCCGATGCGGATCTCGAACAGCTCGGTTTCGCCGCGATCCTCGACGGAAACCTCCTGCGCGGTAACCGCCGGCCGCTCCGTGTCGTAGACGACGGTGCGCTTCTCGATGGTGACCAGCCCGACCGGGTTGGTGGCGACGATCTCGATCGTGTTCGCGCCCTGCACGAGCGCGACCTCGCCGCTGGCGACGCCGCCCGCCATGGCGAAGGGGGTGCCGTTGACGGCAACCCGGTTGGCCGGGTCGGTCTCGAAGGCGAGCGGCAGAAGAGCGCTGGCCGTGACCTGGGGCAGGGGCTCCGTCGGCCGCAGCCGTGGCGCCTCGTCGAGGATCGCCGCCGCGATGGTCTCTTCATAGGCGTAGCCCGACACGGTCGTGACGCGGATCGCGAGGTCTTCGCCGCGCGCCGACAGGGGCACATTGAGCGCGAACCGGCCGTCGGCGGCGGCGATCGTCTCCGAACGCGGCGTGCCGGCCGCGCCGAACACGGAAACGCGAGCGCCTCCGATGACGGTGCCGGCCAGCGACAGCACCTCGTTGGCCGAGAGGAACCGCCCCTCGGCGTCGCGCGGCAGCGAACGGTCGTAGAGGATGTCGGCGCGCTGGTCGGCGACGTAGTCGAAGGCGATGCGCCGCTCGGTCTCGTTGCCGGCCGTGTCGCGGGCAACCACGGCGACGTCGTTCAGTCCTTCCCGCGCGTCGATGGTGAGGTAGAAGCGGCCGCTCTGGTCGATGTCGGCCACCGCCCCGTCGATCAGCACCGCGGCGCCCGCCTCGGTCTCGCCCGAGATCGTGACCGCCGCCTCACGCAGCACCGCGCCCGGTTCAGGCGTCCTGATCTGCAGGAACGGCGGGGTGTCGTCGGTGCGCAGCTCGAACTTGCGCACCGAGCTCATCTGGCCGGGCAGGCCGAAATCGTCGAGCGCCGCGACGCGCCAGAAATAGGTGCCGGGCGGCAGCGGATGATCGTCGAGCCGGTTGGTCTCGATGCCCCACAGGCTGTCCGCCATGCGGTCGAAGCGGCCGTCATGGGCGATTTCGATCCAGTAGCCGCCGCTCGTCTCGGCCGCGTCCCAGCCGAGATCGACGCTGCCGCCATAGACCACGGCCTCGTCGGCCGGCGTCTGCAGCGCGATTCGCGACTGGATGCCGATCTTGCGGCCGGGCTTCTGGCCGGGCCGCACCACCGTGCCCTCGTTGCGCCCGAGCACCAGCGTCTCGTCGCCCGCCGTGATCGCCACCGGCCGCACGTCGTAGTTCGAGAACTTGGCGCCGTCTGCGTCCTGGCTGACCCAGAAGCTGCCGGAATCGATCTTGGCGTCGACGTTTTCCAGTTCGACCTGGAGCTGGTTGCGGTCGCTTTCCGTGGCGAGCAGCGCGTAGAAGTCGCCTTCCACCAGGCTGATCTTGGCCTCCTCGCGCCGCTTCAGCGGATCGACCCGCATGCGCTGGATCACGGCCTGCGAATTGGCGTTGAGCCGCAGCCGGCTGGCGTCGCGGAACACCACCTGCGCGGTCGAGCGCGACAGCGTGCGCAGCTTCTCCTGCTCGTTGAGGATGGCGTTGAGGTCGCGCTCCGACCAGCTGTTCTCCGACGTCTTCTGTCCCTCGACCCAGCCCTGGCGGTCGCTGAGCCGCGCCTCGGCCTCGACGTCGCGCTGCTCCTCGCTCTTCAGCCGTGCCGCCTCGGCGCGGTTGATGGCGCGCGACGACAGGTCGATGCTCTCGACATAGATGCCCTCGCGGTCGCGCACCGTCGCCTCGTCGCGAAACTCGATCGCGTTGCGGATCAGGATCGGCGCATAGAGCTGTGCGCCCGATTCGTTGGCGCGCTGGATCTCGGACAGCGAGGCGTCGAGCGCCGACGCCGACAGCCGCTTCTGGTTGCCCGGAAGCAGAAGCTCCTGGCCGATGGCCAATTCGGTGATGTCGCTGACATTGTTGACGCTGAGGATGATCGGCCAGAGATCGGGATTGTCGAGATAGCGCTGCGACAGAGTCCGCAGTCCGACGCCCGGCTCGAGCCGTACCTTGATGAAGTCTTCGGCCCCAGCGGTGGCCGGCTGGGCGCTGGCGGGGACGGCGCAGGCGAAGGCGAGCAACAGCGACAGGCCGCAGGCCCCGAGCCGCTTCAGGCCCGCCCGCCGTCTTCCGCCTTGACGCTCGTCGCCGATCGTCACGCCCCAAATCCCCGCCCGCGAAGCGATCTCAGCCAGGACCACTCGTTACCGTTTACGCTCTGGTAACCATACGGAATGCGGCGCTGGGAATCCAGTCGCAAAAACACGGTCTTGCGCACCGAGAATGTCCCAAAACAGGACAGATATCAGGGACTTGGCTCAAATACCGCAGGTTGAGGAGAAGCTTCGCAGGACGCTGCCGCCCAGCCCCTTGGCGACGCGGCCCGTCCCGAGCGGGGACGGGGACTGCGTCCGGACATGCGGGGACGTCAGACGCCGGGCCGGACGTGTCAGACCGAGAAACTCGTCCCGCAGCCGCAGGAAGCGACGGCATTCGGATTGCGGATCTGGAAGGACTGGCCGATCAGATCGTCGACGAAGTCGATCACCGAGCCGCCCATGTAGATCAGCGACATCTCGTCGATCAGCACCGTGGCGCCATCGCGCTCGATGGCGACGTCGTCGTCGTTGCGTTCGGCCGTCAGGTCGAACTTGTAGGAGAATCCCGAGCAGCCGCCGCCCTCCACCGAGACCCGCAGCGCCGTCTTGTCCGGTTCGCCCGACACGATCCTGACGATCCGCTTTGCGGCCGCCTCGGTCAGTTCCACGCCCTTCATCGAAATCTTGGCGTCGCTGCCCAT
The nucleotide sequence above comes from Aquibium microcysteis. Encoded proteins:
- a CDS encoding PKD domain-containing protein, whose translation is MRALLARLLATRAGRNAALLAAGMGSVLAPVGLYVNADAIADAMPRLTAFAMMRDEPAEPHLVVFGPLARVNEGDHDFRQVVRVLVPADAGRVHLRVFDPDTGGAFDEAKGGYDSAIRFSLFGAGARAVIQRDGDGVPQERIEGTPLGTIDFGTDAAADGRWTTLFSAEASSGIEIAGGREFMLVVEGLSGNDGNVFDVAASSSDARNEAIAGARLSTLIPTIQVPAGRDLGEMRFVVPADATAVRVENFDAAGGRITYGGPFRSRVLAASGKNEWRGSDVELDADEPGGPGSVTATNGSETPNDMTLFVTALDAAGTERPLAVELPIRAVPPNRRPVLSLSVEPLACREIRFSAAGSADPDGGALTYRWKLGADAGWVTGETVTQNFPEYGVQDGRLEGFDASGQVASGAARAFSFFVKPPPFAVFEAPGLVAQGAEVAFDGRGSSSPALPEGTEIARYRWDFGDGTVLVQEAGEPGFGRPVHRYDRFGSFTVTLTVTDSSGNPCNEAVATRMISVNAPPVANAGGDRRIAFGEEIAFDAGSPQGADGDTHAFTWDFGDGTTAAGAAVAHRYARPGTYAVSLTVDDGRGAANSVARAAAGVFVNAAPDATAARTPDRLVAGAPGLFDASAATDPDGRIIATEWRFSDGTTSDKPVIRRSFSAPGTYGVTLTVTDDSRLANGTTTIERSFTVVDSGNDAPIPDAGGDREAVAGAVVRFDGSGSRDPDGSILAYRWDFGDGATAEGLAVDHVYHVAGTYRATLTVEDDSGRENAVASTGFDVIVDNRQNLSPQVRVGGDRAAFVNEIIPFDATGTTDPDGNVVAVEWDFGDGAKASGFEARHAYARPGAYEVHVLVRDDSGRRGSEAEARFTVTVTHPYNEPPDGAVAPELTLQTGVPHLFDARGAADPDGRVTRNEWSFGDGTVSTEAAIAHAYAAPGTYFGKLTLVDDSGLDSGVTEKKFVAFVEERRNAQPVAEAGPDVAAIVGQRIDVDGGGSTDTDSNLVGYLWDFGNGRRAEGQKRSIVYDRPGTYTVTLTVTDGSGQDNASASDTLTVTVADRPNLAPVARVEPDRPAAIDEPIAFSGAASEDPDGNILAYDWDFGDGTTAGGRDVVHRYARPGLYVARLTVTDDSGLANDRASAERRILVNQPPVADAGPDQHVTASVVDFDAGGSTDGDGTIATYRWDFGDGESGDGRTIAHTYRSPGTYTVTLSVADDSGTIRNGATDTMAVRVNALPVADAGFDMVAAPGETLSFDGRRSEDPDGRITRHAWNFRDGTTAEGEVVEHAFARPGTYTVELTVDDDSGHPNASDFSQIRVTVNEAPVAQAGPNLVVAPGEPFRLSGDRSSDRDGTVTAWRWDVNETGTVLDGANVEHRFDAPGVYTVTLTVTDDSSAANRTAQDEMTVFVNHQPVAEAGRDVFSEALRIVFDATASADADNDGLAYLWDLGDGNTAIGPVVEHTYQTGGVYPVLLTVDDGKGLSNSQNRDAMTVRINRAPLAIAGDNRQACVGDVVVFDGSSSSDPDQGLLRYAWDFGDGAASDIINPTKTFETPGTFGVRLTVTDESGLANGTHSAETLVTVLPAPVANAGEDRQICANTTVRFDGRRSTDIDGVVNRFSWDFGDGSSGGGDQPEHAYTDAGNYRVTLQIEGDNLGLCSPVSSDDLLVTVLPAPRAVIGAVRAAAVGEEVVFDGTASYLDGGSVTGHAWDFGDGTTGTGAVVKHAFDRPGTYRVQLKALSGQDSQGCSSADTIHVITINAAPVARVAGNAAVEVDQPLELSAAGSVDPDGGIAAYRWDFGDGGTATGVEVRHIWRSPGTFPVTLTVSDGTGLINAENATTFDVTVADAPRTAIETADAACAGERIAFGLSNLPGLADPGALVWSFGDGSNATGPAAVHVFAQPGTYSVSVKGPIDRAGEVLLTPVARLVKVNRPPAAIIEAERKTCPGQTVRFDASRSFDADGAIASYDWDFGDGHLATGPQVTHTFDRPGTYAVRLKATDMSGSACASTVETLEVFVNAPPVADAGPDVDLFVGGALDSHVLDASGSRDADGDALDHYWTLSNGFEADGEKTRVEITQPGDIAVELTTSDPHGLDCSVSTDRITIRARSRSQTLLLPETGDSGLN
- a CDS encoding PKD domain-containing protein translates to MSAARLSALRLRRSLAGAAIAVLLLAPAAGRAEEPFEPHLVVFGPLARVNEGDHDFRQVVRVMVPADAGRIHLRVFDPDTGGAFDEAKGGYDSAIRFSLFGAGARAVIQRDGDGVPQERVEGTPLGTIDFGTDATADGRWATLFSAEASSGIEAAGGREFMLVVEGLSGNDGNVFDVAVSSSDARNEAIDGARLSTLIPTIQVPAGRDLGEMRFTVPADATAVRVENFDAAGGRITYGGPFRSRVLAASGKNEWRGSDVTLDADEPGGPGSVTATNGSETPNDMTLFVTALDAAGAERPLAVELPIRAVAPNRRPVLSLSVEPLACREIRFSAAGSADPDGGALTYRWKLGADADWVTGETVTQGFAEYGVQAGRLEGFDASGQVASGAAREFSFFVKPPPVAVFEAPGLVAQGAEVAFDGSGSSNPALPEGTEIARYRWDFGDGTVLVQEAGEPGFGRPVHRYDRFGSFTVTLTVTDSSGNPCNEAVATRMISVNAPPVANAGGDRRLTVGETHRFDAALSRDPDGRIVSTLWDFGDGTRASGTVVPHAFHRPGIYRVSLTVLDDTAFDSAKGVDVIEVHVEERANQRPVAEAGGDRTVRAGEAVRMDGGGSTDPDGRILFYSWDFGDGSGGDLPAMEHAWWQPGTYAATLTVRDDGPGGGERAVDTAKITVLPAENRPPVATFPREFAATTWQALRLDASAASDRDGSIIAHRWDFGDGATGLGPVIEHMYRKPGFYEARLDLVDNGLPEPAVVSFPFTVIVADRPNLPPVAAAGPDMAAVAGAEIAFDASASRDPDGSILTHSWDFGDGNTASGIRARHVYQFPGVYTLTLAVADDGPHDRLTATDSVTVTVAPAPNQPPVARAGTDRMVATGEIIELEGRDSSDPDGNVLAWRWSFGDGGASPDAAPRHAFHDPGVYTVELTVTDDGEPAMTSSDTITVTVTTAEARGGQD
- a CDS encoding FecR domain-containing protein yields the protein MTIGDERQGGRRRAGLKRLGACGLSLLLAFACAVPASAQPATAGAEDFIKVRLEPGVGLRTLSQRYLDNPDLWPIILSVNNVSDITELAIGQELLLPGNQKRLSASALDASLSEIQRANESGAQLYAPILIRNAIEFRDEATVRDREGIYVESIDLSSRAINRAEAARLKSEEQRDVEAEARLSDRQGWVEGQKTSENSWSERDLNAILNEQEKLRTLSRSTAQVVFRDASRLRLNANSQAVIQRMRVDPLKRREEAKISLVEGDFYALLATESDRNQLQVELENVDAKIDSGSFWVSQDADGAKFSNYDVRPVAITAGDETLVLGRNEGTVVRPGQKPGRKIGIQSRIALQTPADEAVVYGGSVDLGWDAAETSGGYWIEIAHDGRFDRMADSLWGIETNRLDDHPLPPGTYFWRVAALDDFGLPGQMSSVRKFELRTDDTPPFLQIRTPEPGAVLREAAVTISGETEAGAAVLIDGAVADIDQSGRFYLTIDAREGLNDVAVVARDTAGNETERRIAFDYVADQRADILYDRSLPRDAEGRFLSANEVLSLAGTVIGGARVSVFGAAGTPRSETIAAADGRFALNVPLSARGEDLAIRVTTVSGYAYEETIAAAILDEAPRLRPTEPLPQVTASALLPLAFETDPANRVAVNGTPFAMAGGVASGEVALVQGANTIEIVATNPVGLVTIEKRTVVYDTERPAVTAQEVSVEDRGETELFEIRIGATDASGLAQTSRYAVRSGTAEKDGVLRYNRARKVYQGTVELPRRAAGDVVTIVVELADVAGNVSQVELVR
- the erpA gene encoding iron-sulfur cluster insertion protein ErpA produces the protein MGSDAKISMKGVELTEAAAKRIVRIVSGEPDKTALRVSVEGGGCSGFSYKFDLTAERNDDDVAIERDGATVLIDEMSLIYMGGSVIDFVDDLIGQSFQIRNPNAVASCGCGTSFSV